In Polaromonas sp. JS666, one genomic interval encodes:
- a CDS encoding DUF6600 domain-containing protein: MTPFPAFLPGLRLQLSRACRRFPALVAAGLLAMLQATAWAQAPGSYIDPPGRVARLNLMEGAVSFSPADIAASQDASAWTPATMNRPLTRGDRLWTGPRARAELHIGSTAVRMNEQTSLDFLALDDDVVQLRLAQGTLRLRVRTLFEGQRLEVNTPNVAFVISQPGDYRLDANLATDTTRVVVQSGGGTVYGDSGLPVTLASQQQASFTGTQLTPGAPGSTVLDSFDLWALERDRLEDQSVSARYVPREVTGYQQLDLYGDWSQDPTYGAVWLPRVVPVHWAPYRMGYWSWIAPWGWTWIDDAPWGFAPCHYGRWALIGQRWAWVPGRLTARPVYAPALVVFVGGSSGGVNWSISIGSGGTLQPALGWFPLAPGEAFRPIYRVSPRYVTQVNQNIVVNTTVNVTNIYRYQRQPAAVTVVSADDFSRGRPVRGNPALNLAELNRAPVVVDRSAIPQRPDVQRPRLAAAAALPPAPVVTQPVVRGREERREERRDERRDGRAQPALPAAPATQGLIGAQPPARPGQITPPALQDRSTADTEQRARREQQQLQRDQERQQREAARPQDTQRRPGEESLIQRAQRERQQGGMPAASPDARTAAERNAIDTEQRARREQQQQQLQREQERQQREAAQQQEAQRRQNEESLIQRAQRERAAAAERSAVEQAQRAQQQLQREQERQQREAAQQQEAQRRQNEESLIQRAQRERAAAAERSAIEQAQRAQQQLQREQERQQRELIRQQDQQRRQNEELQGQRALREQAQRAQAAQAQAQAQAQAQQRAQREQQRQAHELQQQQQQQQLQQQQLQQQEQRKAQQRKQAREADAANAPAPRPEGLPGRFREQ; the protein is encoded by the coding sequence ATGACACCATTTCCGGCTTTTTTACCAGGCCTGCGGCTCCAGCTTTCCCGCGCTTGCCGGAGGTTTCCGGCGCTTGTCGCGGCCGGGCTGCTGGCCATGCTGCAGGCCACAGCCTGGGCGCAGGCGCCCGGCTCATACATCGATCCGCCCGGCCGCGTGGCCCGGCTCAATCTGATGGAGGGTGCCGTGAGTTTTTCACCGGCCGACATCGCCGCTTCCCAGGACGCCAGCGCCTGGACGCCCGCCACGATGAACCGGCCGCTGACGCGTGGTGACCGCTTGTGGACGGGCCCGCGTGCGCGCGCCGAACTGCATATCGGTTCGACCGCCGTACGCATGAACGAGCAGACCAGCCTGGACTTCCTGGCGCTGGACGACGACGTGGTCCAGTTGCGCCTGGCCCAGGGCACCCTGAGGCTGCGCGTGCGCACCCTGTTTGAGGGCCAGCGCCTGGAGGTCAATACACCCAATGTGGCCTTCGTGATTTCGCAGCCGGGCGACTACCGGCTGGACGCCAACCTGGCCACCGACACCACACGCGTGGTGGTGCAGTCCGGCGGCGGCACCGTCTACGGCGACAGCGGCCTGCCTGTCACGCTGGCCAGCCAGCAGCAGGCCAGCTTCACCGGCACGCAGCTGACGCCCGGGGCACCGGGCTCCACCGTGCTCGACAGCTTTGACCTCTGGGCTCTGGAGCGTGACCGGCTTGAAGACCAGTCGGTATCGGCGCGCTATGTGCCCCGCGAAGTCACCGGCTACCAGCAGCTCGACCTGTATGGCGACTGGAGCCAGGACCCGACTTACGGTGCTGTCTGGCTGCCCCGCGTCGTGCCAGTGCACTGGGCGCCGTACCGCATGGGCTACTGGAGCTGGATAGCGCCCTGGGGCTGGACCTGGATTGACGACGCCCCCTGGGGATTTGCACCGTGTCACTATGGCCGCTGGGCGCTGATCGGTCAGCGCTGGGCCTGGGTGCCGGGCCGGCTGACAGCGCGCCCGGTGTACGCACCCGCACTGGTCGTCTTTGTGGGCGGCAGCAGCGGCGGTGTGAACTGGAGTATCTCCATCGGCTCGGGCGGGACGCTACAGCCCGCTCTAGGCTGGTTTCCGCTGGCCCCGGGCGAGGCATTCAGGCCGATTTACCGGGTGAGCCCGCGCTACGTGACGCAGGTGAACCAGAACATCGTGGTCAACACCACAGTCAACGTAACCAACATCTACCGCTACCAGCGCCAGCCCGCTGCCGTGACGGTGGTGAGTGCTGATGACTTTTCCCGCGGTCGGCCCGTGCGCGGCAACCCTGCGCTGAACCTGGCCGAGCTGAACCGGGCGCCGGTGGTGGTCGACCGCAGCGCAATACCCCAGCGCCCCGACGTGCAGCGGCCCCGGCTTGCCGCAGCGGCTGCGCTGCCGCCCGCGCCGGTGGTCACGCAGCCCGTGGTACGCGGCCGGGAAGAGCGCCGCGAGGAGCGCCGGGACGAACGCCGCGACGGCAGGGCACAGCCTGCCTTGCCGGCGGCACCGGCAACCCAGGGCTTGATCGGCGCGCAGCCGCCGGCACGACCCGGGCAGATCACCCCGCCCGCCTTGCAGGACCGCAGTACCGCCGACACAGAACAACGCGCCCGGCGCGAGCAGCAACAACTGCAACGTGACCAGGAACGCCAGCAGCGCGAAGCCGCACGGCCACAGGATACGCAGCGCCGGCCAGGCGAAGAGTCACTGATTCAGCGCGCCCAGCGTGAACGGCAGCAGGGCGGCATGCCCGCTGCCAGCCCGGACGCACGGACCGCGGCAGAACGCAATGCCATCGACACGGAGCAACGCGCCCGGCGCGAGCAGCAGCAACAACAACTGCAACGTGAGCAGGAACGCCAGCAGCGCGAAGCGGCACAGCAACAGGAGGCTCAGCGCCGGCAAAACGAAGAATCACTGATTCAGCGCGCTCAGCGTGAACGGGCCGCCGCAGCGGAACGCAGCGCCGTCGAACAGGCGCAGCGGGCACAACAGCAACTCCAGCGCGAGCAGGAGCGCCAGCAGCGCGAAGCGGCACAGCAACAGGAGGCGCAGCGCCGGCAAAACGAAGAGTCGCTGATTCAGCGCGCCCAGCGTGAACGGGCCGCAGCAGCAGAACGCAGCGCCATCGAACAGGCGCAGCGGGCACAACAGCAACTCCAGCGCGAGCAGGAGCGGCAACAACGGGAGCTGATCCGCCAGCAGGACCAGCAGCGCCGGCAAAACGAAGAGTTGCAGGGGCAACGCGCCCTGCGCGAGCAGGCGCAGCGGGCACAAGCAGCGCAAGCACAGGCACAGGCACAGGCACAGGCGCAGCAACGCGCACAGAGGGAGCAGCAACGCCAGGCCCACGAACTGCAGCAACAGCAACAGCAACAGCAACTGCAACAGCAGCAACTGCAGCAGCAGGAACAGCGCAAGGCCCAGCAACGGAAACAGGCACGTGAGGCGGACGCGGCCAACGCACCCGCCCCCCGGCCGGAGGGCTTGCCCGGCCGGTTCCGGGAACAGTAA
- a CDS encoding ABC transporter ATP-binding protein, whose product MSSPHHLPESNLSVEFILETRGLTKEFKGFVAVNNVDLKVQRGHIHALIGPNGAGKTTFFNLLTKFLHPTSGTITYNGTDITHEQPAQTARRGIVRSFQISAVFPHMTVLENVRAALQRNLGTSFHFWKAESTLFHLHERARELLAEVDLSGFADELTVNLPYGRKRALELATTLALEPDLMLLDEPTQGMGHEDVDRVTQLIKKVSAGRTILMVEHNMNVVSSIADRITVLQRGAIIADGPYAEVSANPLVIEAYMGTADTALQGAH is encoded by the coding sequence ATGAGTTCACCCCATCACCTGCCGGAGAGCAATTTGTCAGTGGAGTTCATTCTTGAAACGCGAGGGTTGACCAAGGAATTCAAGGGATTCGTTGCCGTCAACAACGTGGACCTGAAAGTCCAGCGCGGGCATATTCACGCGCTGATCGGACCCAACGGCGCCGGCAAGACCACCTTTTTCAACCTGCTGACCAAATTCCTGCACCCCACCTCCGGCACCATCACCTACAACGGCACCGACATCACACACGAGCAGCCGGCGCAAACCGCGCGGCGCGGCATTGTGCGCTCCTTCCAGATTTCGGCCGTGTTTCCCCACATGACGGTGCTGGAAAACGTGCGGGCAGCGCTGCAGCGCAACCTCGGCACCTCGTTTCATTTCTGGAAAGCCGAGAGCACCCTGTTCCACCTGCACGAGCGTGCCCGGGAGTTGCTGGCCGAAGTCGACCTGAGCGGCTTTGCCGATGAACTGACCGTGAACCTGCCTTATGGCCGCAAACGTGCGCTGGAGCTGGCCACCACGCTGGCGCTCGAACCCGATCTGATGCTGCTGGACGAGCCTACCCAGGGCATGGGCCATGAAGACGTGGACCGCGTCACGCAGCTGATCAAAAAGGTTTCCGCCGGCCGCACCATCCTGATGGTCGAGCACAACATGAATGTGGTGTCGTCGATCGCCGACCGCATCACGGTGCTGCAGCGCGGCGCCATCATTGCCGACGGCCCCTATGCCGAGGTTTCGGCCAACCCGCTGGTGATTGAAGCCTACATGGGCACGGCCGATACTGCACTGCAGGGAGCGCATTAG
- a CDS encoding ABC transporter ATP-binding protein, which produces MTKELLKIEDLHAWYGESHILHGVNLTVNEGEVVTLLGRNGAGRTTTLRAIVGMTGARKGSIRINGEEAIKLAPHKVARLGIGYCPEERGIFASLSAEENLMLPPNIAPGGMSVAEIYAMFPNLKERAASPGTRLSGGEQQMLAVARILRTGARLLLLDEISEGLAPVIVQKLAEMILALKAKGYTIVLVEQNFRFAAPLADRFYVMEHGRIVKQFAQAELSQNMGMLQEYLGV; this is translated from the coding sequence ATGACCAAAGAGCTCCTCAAAATCGAAGACCTGCACGCCTGGTACGGCGAGTCGCACATCCTGCATGGCGTGAACCTGACCGTGAATGAAGGCGAGGTAGTGACGCTGCTGGGCCGCAATGGCGCCGGCCGCACCACCACTCTGCGCGCCATTGTCGGCATGACCGGCGCCCGCAAGGGGTCAATCAGGATCAATGGCGAAGAGGCGATCAAGCTGGCACCGCACAAGGTGGCCCGCCTGGGAATTGGCTACTGCCCCGAGGAGCGCGGTATTTTCGCCAGCCTGTCGGCCGAAGAAAACCTGATGCTGCCGCCCAACATTGCGCCCGGCGGCATGAGTGTTGCCGAGATCTACGCCATGTTTCCAAACCTGAAAGAGCGTGCGGCCAGCCCCGGCACGCGCCTGTCGGGTGGTGAGCAGCAGATGCTGGCCGTCGCCCGCATTTTGCGCACCGGCGCCCGGCTGTTGCTGCTCGATGAGATCTCAGAAGGCCTGGCACCCGTCATCGTGCAGAAGCTCGCCGAGATGATCCTGGCCCTGAAGGCCAAGGGCTACACCATCGTGCTGGTCGAGCAGAACTTCCGCTTTGCCGCGCCGCTGGCCGACCGTTTCTATGTCATGGAGCATGGCCGCATCGTCAAGCAGTTTGCCCAGGCCGAGTTGTCGCAAAACATGGGCATGCTGCAGGAATATTTGGGGGTGTAG
- a CDS encoding ABC transporter substrate-binding protein, whose product MKLKTLIAAMAIGLGAAASAQNTGPVKIGFITDMSSLYADIDGPAGGEMIRWAAQDFGGKVLGRPIEVLTADHQNKADVASSKAREWIDKDGLSALIGGTNSGTALAMSKVATEKKRPFIVIGAGSARLTNEDCTPYTIHYAYDTVALAKVAGSALVKAGAKNWFFLTADYAFGHSLESDSATVVKANGGTVVGTVRHPLNASDFSAFLLQAQTSKAQILGLANAGGDFTNAMKAAKEFGITKSMKIAGLLVFINDVHSLGLANTEGLQLADSWYWNQDDASRKFAKRFFDKYKRMPSSLQAADYSAASNYLKAVQTAGTTDADKVMSTLKTMKFDDFYSKGQIRADGRMIHDMYLYQVKGTKESSTPWDYYKMVAKVPGDQAFTTVAESKCALVKK is encoded by the coding sequence ATGAAACTCAAGACTCTTATCGCCGCCATGGCCATCGGCCTGGGCGCCGCCGCTTCGGCCCAGAACACGGGACCGGTCAAGATCGGCTTCATCACCGACATGTCCAGCCTCTACGCGGACATCGACGGCCCGGCCGGCGGTGAAATGATCAGGTGGGCGGCCCAGGACTTCGGCGGCAAGGTGCTGGGACGCCCGATTGAAGTGCTGACGGCCGACCACCAGAACAAGGCCGACGTGGCCAGCTCCAAGGCCCGCGAGTGGATCGACAAGGACGGCCTGTCCGCGCTGATCGGCGGCACCAATTCGGGCACGGCACTGGCCATGTCCAAGGTCGCGACTGAAAAGAAACGCCCTTTCATCGTGATTGGGGCTGGCTCTGCCCGCCTGACCAATGAAGATTGCACGCCCTACACCATTCATTACGCCTACGACACGGTGGCGCTGGCCAAGGTCGCTGGCTCGGCGCTGGTCAAGGCCGGCGCCAAGAACTGGTTCTTCCTGACCGCTGACTACGCCTTTGGCCATTCGCTGGAGTCCGATTCCGCCACGGTCGTGAAGGCCAACGGCGGTACCGTGGTGGGCACGGTGCGGCATCCGCTGAACGCTTCCGACTTCTCGGCCTTCCTGCTGCAGGCGCAAACTTCCAAGGCGCAAATCCTGGGTCTGGCCAATGCCGGCGGTGACTTCACCAACGCCATGAAAGCGGCCAAAGAGTTCGGCATCACCAAAAGCATGAAGATTGCCGGTCTGCTGGTGTTTATCAACGACGTGCACAGCCTGGGCCTGGCCAACACCGAAGGCCTGCAACTGGCCGACAGCTGGTACTGGAACCAGGACGACGCATCACGCAAATTTGCCAAGCGCTTTTTTGACAAATACAAGCGCATGCCGTCGAGCCTGCAGGCTGCCGACTACTCGGCCGCATCCAACTACCTGAAAGCCGTGCAAACCGCCGGCACCACGGATGCTGACAAGGTGATGAGCACGCTGAAAACCATGAAGTTTGACGACTTCTACAGCAAGGGCCAGATTCGCGCCGACGGCCGCATGATTCACGACATGTACCTCTACCAGGTCAAAGGCACCAAAGAATCGAGCACACCGTGGGACTACTACAAGATGGTGGCCAAGGTTCCCGGTGACCAGGCGTTCACGACGGTTGCCGAGTCCAAATGCGCGCTGGTCAAGAAGTAA
- a CDS encoding branched-chain amino acid ABC transporter permease gives MEIFGIPHQAFLGQLLLGLVNGAFYAMLSLGLAVIFGLLGIVNFAHGALYMLGAFAAWIMLDKFGLNYWAALVLAPLTVGALGVVIERLFLKHLYKLDPLYGLLLTFGLALIAEGIFRELYGVSGQNYNVPELLSGATNLGFMTLPNYRAWVVLVSLVVCLGTWFLIERTRLGAYLRAGTENAALVQAFGINVPMMVMLTYGAGAALAALAGVLAAPIIQVNPLMGSNLIIVVFAVVVIGGMGSILGSVITGLALGLVEGMTRVFYPEASNIVVFVVMVLVLMVRPSGLFGKEA, from the coding sequence ATGGAAATTTTCGGTATTCCCCATCAAGCTTTTCTGGGCCAGCTGCTGCTGGGCCTGGTCAATGGCGCGTTTTACGCCATGCTCAGCCTCGGGCTGGCAGTCATCTTTGGCCTGCTGGGCATCGTGAACTTCGCCCACGGAGCGCTCTACATGCTGGGCGCTTTTGCGGCCTGGATCATGCTCGACAAATTCGGCCTCAACTACTGGGCTGCACTGGTGTTGGCCCCGCTGACAGTCGGCGCGCTCGGCGTGGTGATTGAACGCCTGTTCCTCAAGCATCTGTACAAGCTGGACCCGCTCTATGGGCTGCTGCTGACCTTTGGCCTGGCGCTTATCGCGGAAGGCATTTTTCGCGAGCTGTATGGCGTGTCAGGCCAGAATTACAACGTGCCGGAACTGCTGTCGGGGGCCACCAACCTCGGCTTCATGACTCTGCCGAATTACCGGGCCTGGGTGGTGCTGGTGTCGCTGGTGGTTTGCCTGGGAACCTGGTTCCTGATTGAACGCACACGGCTGGGCGCCTACCTGCGCGCCGGCACGGAGAACGCAGCACTGGTGCAGGCCTTCGGCATCAATGTGCCGATGATGGTGATGCTGACCTATGGCGCCGGCGCGGCGCTGGCGGCGCTGGCCGGCGTGCTGGCCGCGCCCATCATTCAGGTCAATCCGCTAATGGGCTCCAACCTGATCATCGTGGTGTTTGCCGTGGTGGTGATCGGCGGCATGGGCTCGATTCTGGGCTCCGTCATTACCGGCCTGGCCCTCGGCCTGGTTGAAGGCATGACCCGGGTGTTTTACCCTGAAGCGTCCAATATTGTGGTGTTTGTGGTCATGGTGCTGGTGCTGATGGTTCGCCCATCGGGCCTGTTTGGCAAGGAGGCATAG
- a CDS encoding branched-chain amino acid ABC transporter permease, with protein sequence MNNAQKLTRITYLALLALALVAPVIGLYPVFVMKLLCFALFACAFNLLLGFTGLLSFGHAAFFGSAAYVTGWFIKSQSWTPELGILAGTVAAGLIGLVVGAVAIRRQGIYFAMITLAIAQMVFFVCLQAPFTGGEDGLQGVPRGRLLGLLSLESDTTMYYFVVAVFVLCFLGISRIVHSPFGQVLKMIRENEPRAISLGYQVDRYKLLAFVLSSALAGLAGSLKTLVMGFATLSDVHWSMSGEVILMTLLGGVGTFFGPVFGAGIVISLQNLLADKVGSWVTVIIGAIFVVCVLAFRKGVVGELQAFLDRRRQASAEAAPPPA encoded by the coding sequence ATGAATAACGCACAAAAATTGACCCGTATCACCTACCTGGCCCTGCTGGCGCTGGCGCTGGTGGCGCCCGTGATCGGGCTGTACCCGGTGTTTGTCATGAAGCTTCTGTGCTTTGCCCTGTTTGCCTGTGCTTTCAACCTGCTGTTGGGTTTTACCGGCTTGCTGTCCTTCGGTCACGCCGCATTTTTTGGCTCGGCCGCCTACGTCACCGGCTGGTTCATCAAGTCGCAAAGCTGGACGCCTGAACTGGGCATTCTTGCCGGCACGGTCGCGGCCGGCTTGATTGGCCTGGTCGTCGGCGCGGTCGCCATCCGGCGCCAGGGCATTTACTTTGCCATGATCACACTGGCGATTGCACAAATGGTGTTTTTTGTCTGCCTGCAGGCGCCGTTTACCGGCGGTGAAGACGGCTTGCAGGGCGTGCCGCGCGGCCGCCTGTTGGGCCTGCTCTCGCTCGAATCCGACACCACCATGTATTACTTTGTGGTCGCGGTGTTCGTGCTGTGCTTTTTGGGCATCTCGCGCATCGTGCACTCGCCATTTGGCCAGGTACTCAAGATGATCCGTGAGAATGAACCCCGCGCCATTTCACTGGGCTACCAGGTAGACCGCTACAAGCTGCTGGCCTTTGTGCTGTCGTCCGCCCTGGCCGGGCTGGCAGGCTCGCTCAAGACCCTGGTAATGGGTTTTGCCACGCTGTCGGATGTGCACTGGTCCATGTCGGGCGAAGTGATCCTGATGACCCTGCTGGGTGGCGTGGGCACCTTCTTTGGCCCGGTCTTCGGCGCCGGCATCGTGATCTCGCTGCAAAACCTGCTGGCCGACAAGGTCGGCTCATGGGTCACCGTCATCATCGGCGCGATCTTCGTGGTCTGCGTGCTGGCCTTCCGCAAGGGCGTGGTGGGTGAGTTGCAGGCTTTCCTCGATCGCCGCCGTCAGGCCTCAGCCGAGGCCGCCCCGCCGCCGGCCTGA
- a CDS encoding GlxA family transcriptional regulator, whose translation MSSKAPKKTFGKAPGKARAGSAASQAVGSVVGIRTVAVVAFDGISPFHLSVPCMVFGNDFSGADLPRFKLLVCADKPGMLQTTAGFTIAVQHGLGVLAKADTVVVPSWRDPMERPPEALLKALQAAHRRGARIIGLCLGAFVLAEAGLLDGRPAATHWALASAFAARYPQVQLQPDVLYVDDGDVLTSAGTAAAIDCCLHLLRREHGAEVANRVARRMVVAPQRQGGQAQYVERPVPATSTGHRLSVILAWVQENLNQPHSLDALADRAFMSRRTFTRHFRQITGTTVGRWLTGQRLALAQRQLEATDRSMDQIAIDAGFGSVVSLRQHFATTLGTSPSTYRREFRGR comes from the coding sequence GGATCCGCACCGTTGCGGTGGTCGCCTTTGACGGCATCAGCCCCTTTCACCTGTCCGTGCCGTGCATGGTGTTCGGCAACGATTTTTCGGGTGCCGACCTGCCGCGGTTCAAGCTGCTGGTGTGCGCCGACAAGCCGGGCATGCTGCAAACCACAGCCGGCTTCACCATTGCTGTGCAACACGGCCTGGGCGTGCTGGCCAAAGCCGATACCGTGGTGGTGCCGTCATGGCGCGACCCCATGGAGCGCCCGCCCGAGGCTTTGCTCAAGGCCCTGCAGGCGGCGCACCGGCGCGGCGCGCGCATCATCGGCTTATGCTTGGGCGCTTTTGTCCTGGCCGAGGCCGGCCTGCTGGACGGCCGGCCCGCCGCCACGCACTGGGCCCTGGCGTCCGCTTTCGCCGCGCGTTACCCGCAGGTGCAGCTCCAGCCGGATGTGCTGTATGTGGACGACGGCGACGTGCTCACGTCTGCGGGCACCGCAGCCGCCATTGACTGCTGCCTGCATCTGCTGCGCCGCGAGCACGGTGCGGAGGTGGCCAATCGCGTGGCGCGCCGCATGGTGGTGGCGCCACAGCGGCAGGGCGGGCAGGCCCAGTACGTCGAGCGGCCCGTGCCTGCCACCAGCACCGGCCACCGGCTTTCAGTCATTCTGGCCTGGGTGCAGGAAAACCTGAACCAGCCGCACAGCCTCGATGCGCTGGCCGATCGGGCCTTCATGAGCCGGCGCACCTTCACGCGGCACTTCCGGCAGATCACCGGCACCACGGTGGGCCGGTGGCTCACCGGCCAGCGGCTGGCGCTGGCGCAGCGGCAACTGGAGGCCACCGACCGCTCGATGGACCAGATTGCCATCGATGCCGGCTTTGGCTCCGTGGTGTCCCTGCGGCAGCACTTCGCGACGACGCTGGGCACATCGCCCTCCACCTACCGGCGTGAGTTTCGGGGCAGGTAG